A region from the Plasmodium berghei ANKA genome assembly, chromosome: 9 genome encodes:
- a CDS encoding ABC transporter F family member 2, putative — protein sequence MKELLEDLFKIIELDEETENYLKERINDEKKKIVENGVDYFYDIICPFSDKKLKKNVIAEIYKKHVNDVIKVTNENKNDNNNEKLTKSLNLKEYWEKNDVIGYYDPFLGIQEKQVNYNTSIPISESIKINKEKQKQKEKQLSLFKEWVKNKIKIPSPVRVHNLLHCSDSNKSKTKIEKMNDIRIENFNLSIGQRNLLNDTTLKINVMNKYGLIGKNGIGKSTLLAKLARHEIEHIKEDISIACIEQDLFLEDVTVLECVLMVDKVRHDLLKELEELELAKKQSDTKNPNDTKCDNLKDNIDEKIINIYEKLNSINYLEAEKEASKILCGLGFDSNLQKKKVNSLSGGMRMRLCLSRILFSNNDIILLDEPTNHLDIYTIQFLIDYIQKLNKTCIIVSHDRNFLNEVCTDIIHFHQNQLTYYSGNYDQFEKTRVEHLLQQQREHDSIELKKKHVQKFIDRFRYNSKRATLVQSRIKLLNKLPVVNLEKDETPFKFSFLEPFYVSSVLIRLRDVSFKNEMFKNLQIKKNESIIIADDFEDSNAKPIELSNPDETKKDTLTNNIAGDYQFKHEFLFKNANFEVDMDSRIAICGVNGSGKTTLIKIILNLIDVFDGELYVSNKANIGYYSQYHVDNLNPVFNSIQQLQYNYSHKNIKEDEAIKYFNKFNIPTNILYEPIYVLSGGQKSKLALAILAYKNPNVLILDEPSNHLDIESVQALIVALSLYKGGIVLISHDTYLIKHVADEIYHINNITKEVVKIDYEFEKYTKLLLENKI from the coding sequence ATGAAAGAACTTTTAGAAGACttgtttaaaattattgaaCTTGATGAAGAAacagaaaattatttaaaggaaagaataaatgatgaaaaaaaaaaaattgtagaAAATGGTGTagattatttttatgatataatTTGTCCATTTtctgataaaaaattaaaaaaaaatgtaattgcagaaatttataaaaaacatgtAAATGATGTAATTAAAGTAactaatgaaaataaaaatgataataataatgaaaaattaacaaaatctCTTAATCTAAAGGAATATtgggaaaaaaatgatgtcATAGGTTATTATGATCCATTTTTAGGAATCCAAGAAAAACAAGTTAATTATAATACTAGTATCCCAATAAGTGaaagtataaaaattaataaagagaaacaaaaacaaaaagaaaagcagttaagtttatttaaagaatgggtaaaaaataaaataaaaattccaTCACCTGTAAGAgtacataatttattacattGTAGTGACTCTAACAAAAGTAAAACGAAAATcgaaaaaatgaatgatATCAGAATTGAAAACTTTAATTTAAGTATCGGACAAAGGAACTTATTAAACGATActacattaaaaataaatgtaatgaataaatatggGCTTATAGGTAAAAATGGAATTGGGAAAAGTACATTATTAGCAAAATTAGCAAGGCATGAAATTGAACATATCAAAGAAGATATTAGTATAGCATGTATTGAACAAGATTTATTTCTTGAAGATGTAACGGTTTTAGAATGTGTTTTAATGGTTGATAAAGTACGACatgatttattaaaagaacTTGAGGAACTTGAATTAGCAAAAAAACAGAGTGATACTAAAAATCCAAATGATACAAAATGTGATAATTTAAAGGATAATatagatgaaaaaataataaatatttatgaaaaattaaatagtattaattatttagaaGCAGAAAAAGAGGCTAGTAAAATTTTATGTGGTCTTGGCTTTGACTCCAAtcttcaaaaaaaaaaagtaaactCTCTAAGCGGAGGAATGAGAATGAGATTATGTTTAAGTCGTATTTTATTCagtaataatgatataatattattagatGAACCAACAAACCatttagatatatataccaTACAATTCTTGATAGATTATATTCAAAAGCTAAATAAAACATGTATTATAGTTTCACATGATagaaattttttaaacgAAGTTTGTACAgatattattcattttcatcaaaatCAACTAACATATTACTCAGGAAATTATGATCaatttgaaaaaacaaGAGTAGAACATTTGTTACAACAACAAAGAGAGCATGATTCAATTGAACTGAAGAAAAAGCATGTCCAAAAATTTATAGATCGATTTAGATATAATTCTAAAAGAGCAACATTGGTTCAAAGCAGAATAAAACTTTTAAATAAACTACCAGTTgtaaatttagaaaaagatGAAACGCCATTTaagttttcttttttagaACCATTTTACGTATCGAGTGTGCTTATCAGGTTAAGAGAtgtttcttttaaaaacgaaatgtttaaaaatttacaaataaaaaaaaatgaaagtaTTATAATAGCAGACGATTTTGAAGATTCAAATGCAAAACCGATAGAATTATCAAATCCTGATGAAACTAAAAAGGATACTCTGACTAATAATATAGCTGGAGATTATCAATTCAAAcatgaatttttatttaaaaatgcaaaCTTTGAAGTAGATATGGACTCTAGAATTGCAATATGTGGTGTTAATGGTAGTGGTAAAACAacattaattaaaattattttaaatttgataGATGTGTTTGATGGAGAATTATATGTTAGTAATAAAGCAAATATAGGATACTATTCTCAATATCATGTTGATAATTTAAATCCTGTTTTTAATTCAATTCAACAATtacaatataattattcccacaaaaatataaaagaagaTGAAGctatcaaatattttaataaatttaatataccaacaaatatattatatgaacccatttatgttttatcTGGGGGACAAAAAAGTAAATTAGCATTAGCTATTTTAGCTTATAAAAATCCAAATGTATTGATTTTAGATGAACCATCCAATCATCTTGATATTGAATCCGTACAAGCCCTAATTGTAGCATTGAGTTTGTATAAAGGTGGTATTGTTCTTATAAGTCACGATACATACTTGATCAAACATGTAGCTGATGAAATATACcatataaacaatattaCAAAGGAGGTGGTTAAAATTGATTAtgaatttgaaaaatatactaaATTGTTacttgaaaataaaatttaa
- a CDS encoding circumsporozoite-related antigen: protein MKINIASILFIIFSLCLVNNAYGKNKHGKTGSKNVIKKPAEPVIDVQELISDMVKKEEEIVKLAKNKKSLRKANVALATALSVVSALLLGGAGLVMYNTEKGRHPFQIGKSERGTSEDSKPTNSPVDDESSLGFSSEGIQNFASTAREAMLKDDIATPLNMPNLQQ, encoded by the exons atgaaaatcaATATAGCTTCaattctttttattatattttctcttTGCCTTGTTAACAATGcttatggaaaaaataaacatggTAAAACTGGCTCCaaaaatgttattaaaA aacCAGCAGAACCAGTAATTGATGTACAAGAATTAATTAGTGACATGGTTAAGAAAGAAGAAGAAATTGTTAAATTggcaaaaaataaaaaatcttTAAGAAAAGCAAACGTAGCCCTTGCCACAGCATTAAGTGTTGTATCAGCATTATTACTTGGAGGTGCTGGATTAGTTATGTACAATACTGAAAAGGGAAGACATCCATTCCAAATTGGCAAATCAGAAAGGGGAACATCTGAAGATTCTAAACCCACAAACTCTCCAGTCGATGATGAATCATCCTTGGGTTTTTCATCCGAAGGAATACAAAATTTTGCTTCTACGGCCAGAGAAGCTATGCTCAAAGATGATATAGCTACACCA